One genomic window of Leptospira paudalimensis includes the following:
- a CDS encoding alpha-hydroxy-acid oxidizing protein produces the protein MKSVEGKTILIIGGGLLQVPIIQTAKTMRLHTVVADMNPTSIGFQIADETILMSTKDVEGMVREAKKFSQKTTIHGVITAGTDASMTVAAVASALQLPGIRFVDAEAASNKVKMRKRLKEFGLPIPRFAPVWSMQDAKDALDELTFPLVMKPADNMGARGVIKVTNRDDLQVAFRHAKRFCPTGELILEEYMEGPELSVDALAFQGQIHMTGIADRIIEREPYFIEVGHNMPSAMPKDVLDEVERVMAGGMRALGIHLGAGKGDIKVTKQGVKIGEIAARLSGGFMSAFTYPLSTGVNLNRAALLISLGETPDNLEPVVNRVSIERSLLSKPGKLISIRGVEEIKKIEGVSEVFLQSKPGDIIKEPTNNIDKSGHVIIVSDSLKEAELVFENVKQTIVFEVDEQFSITEKEMGDQARIRFGKDICWVCKVCDGKNCASGIPGMGGVGLMETFQDNHEALSEFKILPGYIRDHVSPDIHSKFLGFDLKTPIMAAPMTGVGTNMNFVMTDADYALTVVRSFAQNGSLAWLGDGASPEKYKIMLEALKKVSGKGILICKPREDEFLLLERFLQAESDGVFAIGMDIDAVNFKTMVQKNLSSVTRPLEKLMKLREKTKLPFILKGIMNEEDAKLAVEGGFSAIVVSNHGGRVLDGMPGTARVLPKIAEAVNGKIPVLVDGGIRSGMDVFKMLALGASSVLVGRPVAISLVGGEDAGIRFLLQKYSEELKQAMSVTGAKTLVDIKRSMLLHKLHG, from the coding sequence TTGAAATCAGTTGAAGGAAAAACAATCCTCATTATCGGAGGAGGGTTGTTACAGGTTCCCATCATCCAAACAGCAAAAACAATGCGTTTGCATACAGTTGTTGCTGATATGAATCCCACTTCGATTGGATTCCAAATTGCTGACGAAACTATTCTCATGTCCACAAAGGATGTGGAGGGTATGGTACGTGAGGCTAAGAAATTTTCCCAAAAAACGACTATCCATGGTGTGATCACAGCAGGTACAGATGCAAGTATGACAGTGGCCGCTGTTGCCTCTGCTTTACAACTCCCTGGCATTCGATTTGTTGATGCAGAAGCTGCATCCAATAAAGTGAAGATGCGAAAACGCCTAAAAGAATTTGGGCTTCCCATCCCTCGTTTTGCACCTGTGTGGTCGATGCAGGACGCAAAAGATGCGTTAGATGAATTAACCTTTCCTCTTGTCATGAAACCAGCTGATAATATGGGAGCTCGTGGTGTGATTAAGGTCACAAACCGTGACGACTTACAAGTTGCCTTCCGTCATGCAAAACGGTTTTGCCCCACAGGTGAATTGATTTTAGAAGAATACATGGAAGGACCTGAACTCTCAGTTGATGCTTTAGCATTCCAAGGCCAAATCCATATGACAGGGATTGCCGATCGTATCATTGAAAGAGAACCATATTTTATCGAAGTAGGGCATAACATGCCTTCGGCGATGCCAAAAGATGTATTGGATGAAGTGGAACGAGTGATGGCAGGCGGGATGAGAGCACTTGGAATCCACTTGGGCGCTGGGAAAGGTGATATAAAAGTCACAAAACAAGGTGTAAAAATTGGAGAGATTGCCGCTAGGCTTTCTGGTGGTTTTATGTCAGCATTCACCTATCCTTTATCAACAGGGGTGAATCTAAATCGGGCCGCACTTCTCATCTCACTTGGAGAAACACCAGACAATTTAGAGCCAGTTGTCAATCGAGTGTCCATTGAAAGATCCTTGCTTTCCAAACCAGGAAAACTGATTTCCATACGTGGTGTAGAAGAAATCAAAAAAATTGAAGGTGTATCCGAAGTTTTTTTGCAATCCAAACCTGGAGATATTATTAAAGAACCGACAAATAACATTGATAAGTCGGGTCACGTGATCATTGTTTCTGATAGTTTAAAAGAAGCAGAACTCGTTTTTGAAAATGTAAAACAAACCATTGTTTTTGAGGTAGATGAACAATTTTCGATCACCGAAAAAGAAATGGGAGACCAAGCTCGGATTCGATTTGGAAAGGATATATGTTGGGTCTGTAAGGTTTGTGATGGGAAAAATTGTGCATCTGGGATACCTGGAATGGGTGGTGTTGGCCTTATGGAAACATTTCAGGATAATCATGAAGCTCTTTCTGAATTTAAAATCCTACCTGGTTACATTCGCGATCATGTAAGTCCAGACATTCATTCCAAATTTTTAGGTTTTGATTTAAAAACTCCGATTATGGCCGCACCGATGACTGGTGTGGGAACCAATATGAATTTTGTGATGACCGATGCAGATTATGCCTTAACTGTTGTTCGGTCCTTTGCACAAAATGGAAGCCTCGCTTGGCTTGGTGATGGTGCTTCTCCAGAAAAATACAAAATCATGTTAGAGGCACTTAAAAAAGTTTCTGGAAAAGGAATTCTCATTTGTAAACCAAGGGAAGATGAATTCTTGCTCCTCGAACGATTTTTACAAGCGGAATCGGACGGAGTGTTCGCCATCGGGATGGACATCGATGCTGTGAATTTTAAAACCATGGTTCAGAAGAATTTATCGAGTGTCACAAGACCTCTCGAGAAACTCATGAAACTCCGAGAAAAAACGAAACTTCCTTTTATCTTAAAAGGGATCATGAATGAAGAAGATGCAAAATTAGCAGTGGAAGGTGGATTCTCAGCAATTGTTGTATCGAATCATGGTGGTCGAGTTTTGGATGGAATGCCTGGAACTGCCAGGGTGTTACCTAAAATTGCGGAAGCCGTTAATGGAAAAATCCCAGTCCTTGTAGATGGGGGAATTCGTTCCGGTATGGATGTGTTCAAAATGTTAGCTCTTGGGGCATCCTCTGTCCTTGTAGGGAGGCCAGTTGCCATTTCACTTGTTGGTGGGGAAGATGCGGGGATACGATTTCTTTTACAAAAATATTCGGAAGAACTAAAACAGGCAATGAGTGTGACTGGCGCAAAAACTTTAGTGGACATTAAGCGCTCAATGTTGCTTCATAAACTACACGGTTGA